One genomic region from Cardiocondyla obscurior isolate alpha-2009 linkage group LG19, Cobs3.1, whole genome shotgun sequence encodes:
- the LOC139110062 gene encoding protein-L-isoaspartate O-methyltransferase domain-containing protein 1: protein MGGAVSCGQDNDELVDNLMGSGYIRTKKVEQVFRAIDRADYVLSAYREGAYKDLAWKHGNIHLSAPCIYSEVLEGLSLEPGLSFLNLGSGTGYLSTMAGLLLKQHGVNHGIELHEDCLRYAYDRLETFKQTSLALNEFDFCEPVFIQGNCLSIIPGRQYDRVYCGAACPESHEAFIKQFVRIGGILVMPYKDQLLRIQRVDENTWVQNTMLPVSFATLVVPPSSEHNLFQLPEYNPLSLQELCRGRIRRRLRHNIWCEHPELETVKPVLPVHQRQTPQQRTLRRFVIPIFEESDEALTDDEQEISGRARFLLNARLTDAQPGEAITTSLQLVRAVIQPNQNGEDNQEMRLERVSNVVHTLDSTRDVGVNTDFHVRQQRRKSAVKNTVSSAGGDDTSTSVGHSSSVATDASENNNRVEERSKRDAERSGVTPYWNMSDSDSNSDAEQESAIVQRKKIAKREKTDSGIVDDANLSNDESSSSSNTNNSNSDITDTTDAGDAIMDVDLPDIEIDKSYGNTCRASRGSNTGKDVTVAHYIDSKAFALYMKEKIKQLPLPFSIQVYMNYDRI, encoded by the exons ATGGGAGGAGCAGTGAGCTGTGGACAAGACAATGATGAGCTAGTGGATAATTTAATGGGCTCAGGATATATCAGAACAAAGAAGGTAGAACAAGTTTTTAGAGCTATAGATAGAGCAGACTATGTTTTATCTGCTTATCGAGAAGGTGCTTACAAGGATCTAGCTTGGAAACAtggaaatatacatttatcaGCTCCTTGTATATATAGTGAAGTGTTAGAAGGGCTTAGTTTAGAACCTGGTTTAAGCTTTTTGAATCTTGGATCAGGGACTGGTTACCTCAGCACAATGGCAGGACTCTTACTAA AACAACATGGGGTAAATCACGGTATTGAGTTGCACGAAGATTGTTTGAGATACGCGTACGATAGATTGGAAACGTTTAAACAAACATCATTGGCTTTAAATGAGTTCGACTTCTGCGAACCTGTATTCATAcaag GCAATTGTCTTAGCATCATACCCGGCAGGCAATATGATAGAGTGTATTGTGGTGCAGCGTGTCCTGAAAGCCATGAGgcatttattaaacaattcgTACGCATTGGAGGTATATTAGTAATGCCTTACAAAGATCAGTTGTTACGTATACAAAGAGTAGATGAGAACACATGGGTACAGAATACAATGCTTCCCGTATCATTCGCGACTCTAGTCGTACCTCCGTCCTCGGAACATAATTTGTTTCAATTGC CGGAGTACAATCCCTTATCTCTGCAAGAACTGTGCCGCGGTAGAATTCGACGTCGATTACGTCATAATATTTGGTGCGAACATCCCGAGCTTGAGACTGTTAAGCCTGTATTACCGGTGCATCAGAGACAGACGCCCCAACAACGTACCCTTCGACGTTTCGTAATACCTATTTTTGAAGAATCCGACGAAGCTTTAACCGACGACGAGCAGGAAATTTCAGGCCGAGCGCGTTTCTTGCTGAATGCACGTCTCACCGATGCTCAACCCGGAGAAGCTATCACAACGAGTTTGCAATTAGTACGTGCCGTTATACAACCCAATCAAAATGGTGAAGATAATCAAGAGATGAGACTCGAAAGGGTTTCAAACGTCGTGCATACTCTCGACAGTACCCGAGACGTTGGTGTAAATACAGATTTCCATGTACGTCAGCAAAGACGGAAATCCGCCGTGAAAAATACCGTTTCGAGTGCGGGTGGAGACGACACGAGTACGAGCGTAGGTCACAGTTCCTCTGTCGCGACCGACGCAAGCGAAAACAACAACAGAGTAGAGGAGCGCAGTAAACGAGATGCGGAAAGATCGGGTGTGACTCCGTACTGGAACATGAGTGACAGCGACAGCAACAGCGATGCCGAACAAGAAAGTGCTATCGTGCAACGCAAGAAGATCGCAAAGCGCGAGAAAACGGACAGCGGTATAGTAGACGATGCCAACTTGAGCAACGACGAAAGCAGCTCTAGTTCGAATACCAATAACTCGAATTCGGATATAACGGACACCACGGATGCGGGTGACGCAATAATGGACGTGGATTTGCCCGACATCGAAATCGACAAGTCGTACGGCAATACGTGTCGCGCATCGCGAGGCTCTAATACCGGCAAAGACGTAACTGTCGCGCATTATATCGACAGCAAAGCGTTTGCACTTTACATGAAG